From the Lactuca sativa cultivar Salinas chromosome 9, Lsat_Salinas_v11, whole genome shotgun sequence genome, the window agcacataggatgtcttatgaccaaaacccatcaggggtatcagagcctagactggtttctattgtattaatgcttgatatgttgaaaaaattcgattttttggtttctggaggctggactcgccgagtccatgcagactcgacgggtccaagcttgactcgacgagtcaactcatcagatggagggtatttcgcgatttcttgctgtttttgcttatggatagttaccttatcacattagatcaatataaatccgattttttgatatatttgactatatttttgatctaattgaagatatttatcaattaataagataattgtttccttatgtgataattgattaattattttgactaaattgataaattgttttgcaagaaatcattaaataaatcaaatatggataattatgtaattaaatgttaatttagattatttgttatttgatccttgttgttatgaaaagtttcatattttccccttaggttttatagtttaaatttgaacccaaaagttttgttgttttgaaatttaaatagttaaaaccctaatgttttgaaaaaggtttcaaaacttgccctcaagttttggaatttaaattttgattaaatggtttaattttgatgtatatttaaattctaaaccctaatgtgttgaaatgtttcaaaacttgccctcaagttttggaatttaaaagtttaattaggaatgttaaattctaaaactctagtatagttttgaaaaagttcaaatcacacccttatggttttattaattaattaaggtgtataattaaaggaagtttaataaatccataaaagtttaggtttacaatttaattgaattaaaagtataattgttaaattagaccacctagtattttgaaagtataaaatacaccgtatactatatatataacattaaaagtctaacattatatatatatatatatatatatatatatatatatatatatatgtatgagtaaaagtcagtcttaccgttagtaggcctcattcatgaagctggtctataaggggtgtttaaggaaattgcctataaaatggcgattgaatgggtatccactcttacccaccgcactcttgactagtggagggtcgttagccgaacgggtaggataggacgaaaccttcctttataagtataatgaattattaaagtaactaaatgttttcataaaattcccaatcttagttacttaggcaaaagtgaattgatgcaattccgtgaaattacactttgtgcccttgcgaagacgttagtggagcgtgtgtggtttaccggcacactaaatgggtctaagcaaaggtagcaaagggtgactcaatgtttgtcatagttcggtggagcgtgtgtggtttaccgacacatcgaataggtgactgtaacacgtgagggcaccatgtagtttgcatggttattcacacccgctttgtgatcctcgacatcccactcACAaaaaagaggggcatatcgagatttaaacatgtcattgaaagttcaatgtatctcaaaggatctaggagttttcatagatttaaaacttaaatttcttttcgtttttcgtggtgaaaattagtgaatcgtcattcacttaccttcaaatattctgcaattagggttacggcatccctctctcgagttgtagaatattgtgttgggtcctagccttagtatctgatttgggtgatttactaaggactcaatcaatcaactaacttgaattcgttttctcccgttttgtagatgtcaaagttcgacaactatggtcttcccgaatcccgtggaacaagctttccacatgaagatgatattccacgattcgatcgaggaacgagaaatcatgcttcacttcctccacctcctccaattattctccctaaagttcaaaggcttgaaaatttcaagatcactcaagcccttttggcaagtaaacataaagaaggaaagccggtgtgtgcacacgtcctagggatgaagtcacacattgataggttaagaatgttgggattcgttgtctgtgaggaaatggctgttgattgggttcttcagtcacttcctaactcatatagtgagttcgtaagagagtactatatgatgaactacgacgtgacccttatagatctcacttatatgcttattgctgctgaatcagcaatgatttggcgcaatagaaaagcaaagttgattggtgaatctgccttcaagacaatggcaacgaaagacatgctatgatcgaaaagtttgatcataagagaaaggcaatgtctgaagtagttccatgtgttgttccaaaagagtcgatttgcttttattgccaagagaaagggcattggagacgaagcttccctatttacctaaaagatctaagagatgggagagtcaaaacgtatggctctgctttaggtaaaatccattgactaactcttttaagcttctattctagattcttaatacataatgtgataagattacaattgatttttttgtaggatcgaagaaaagaaaggaagcttaagggaagaagtgagcaaaatctaaccgtgaaggaatggatttcgatcgcatttctcgaagattagattcttgagctactacttagagttagaattagattgctaagaaagatgtattagcatagtttttcaatgaattgcattgtaaggacaaatttttccgcaataaaataaattttgattttatattatttatttatccttacaatgacgtatatgaaaaattgatgtttgaatgtttctattattagcaataatggatttggttcttattatgttatttatggaaagtcgagaatttaccaaatagggagagtttctcatcgcccaagtttcaattggacagaaatttggaatcacgcaactttgttgcatgatgaatgagaaatttcatatttggaaattagactaattcgttgacaaagtgtcaagtgaaggactaggagatcgagcacacaaagttgtgtgttaatcaagtccaccataaaagtaacaatgatattcgtcatgatttactaaaggtttagtaaatatgattatacttataagattaagtgtaattctgaattgattgaaaaggtttaaatcaatagtagaacgaataagaagaatcaagtaggcagaaagataaaagtttctccattctaagaagaagggagagtaccttttatgctttatgataggtcttaatgattaataaccatatctcaattgatcctctaagtgagtcttagtacaattgtatggttaagaagaggaatcaagaattgaagaaatggttaaatcaaaaaggcaatcatacttcgttccaaaacaagtcttagagttaagattgtgacaatgagtgacaagtattaagaaggtttataacattcatcaattgtggaaagttgtgatgtcttggataagacaaagaccaactaggaccaaagttatgaagtgttttgtcatgataaaagctacactaactcttgaatatttatttgtcaagaaatgttttgacaagagaatcttatatgtcaaggagtcagtgggagtcttaatggtcttgaaaggtttcaagaacaaatcaaataaaccttatcgatcatcactagcacacgagttgaggtttacaacctatcgtgttgacatcattTTGTATCTGttccaatccaatcgagttaattatgcatgtgagttctatgagttctcattttgaacgcataagaggcaaagcaccttaatcaatgaaaggtacattgataggaaagggtgagctgcttaactaattggaagacatggtgggcagctgtgctaccataaggcaagaaatcaagattaagaaagttcggtccatatgagtttgaatttgtcgtaaactatagttttgacaaattcacatggataggaacacatacaccgtttaaatctaagtgtcataagatttcctccttcatgaaaatgattgtgaggaaatgctttcactaagagagatttcaagaagatagtgattgtaaaattgcattctcgaattcgattatggttatggtatccctttccataatttgaattgtgaggtttggcaattgtttacacacacatatgaactatctaaggcaaaggtgtataagttcaagaagccttgataaaagattatcaaaacattaagtattagaagcatggacttaagaaattcaataagcattgtttttctgaaagttaagatgtttatgaatacatgttgaagctagtgggagcataagtgttatgttttataataatcatcatgatagtgggagcataaaagttatgattgtatgattattaaggaaagtattgcaaggttagcaatattaattatagaaaacaagagtcatactttgcaaagtcgcaatagttgaagaattgttttgctataattaagggagagaatattatgcttcatttcaaatctaaaggtttaggttgagaaatgttaataaatttattcaaaggtacatagtgtgttcttaaaatttcgattatgattacggcaattcctcttcacaattcgaattttgagaagatagcaaataaaacattgtgcgtcgtgtcccatacgcttcgggtataggatcgattgcaaatgcctTAATGTTTGactattctaaaattttccaaatgtcgagcgcatttagagggaaaagggactagaattggttttgactaaaataattaaacaactatcaaaggacaatccaaagtttgacaaggattggtcgcttgtgagtagttggaagcatggtattggatggaccatatcgacattattatgaatagaaaagattctattaagaatgagttgtcttatggaaattatggaaatgtttccatattggatgaaccatatcaacatcattacgaatagataagattctattaagaatgagttgtcatatggaaaatatggaagcgtgtccatattgggaattgaatattgaaaatctatgactagattaggaacttttatgcaaaaggatgttcaaaggaatgtactttgagtgagagacatcatatctaaggaattgtcttgtaacaatctccgatagaggaccttGTAACATCATTGgcaaaagtctttgtgactttggtgcagtgacattacgaaaggatagttgcatagaatgttagaatctagcatattctataagtagcaagaatttgatattctttaacttatggaaaaaggatttggagttgtgaaatgagaaagattggaaatgtgttcaatttgatctatttcacaaagtaagaaccataggtaaacattgtgtgcatgctaggagcatgggacaagtgttgtaattcaagtaagaagttgattaaccgaaacgacaaataatgagtaatcaatatggtgataaataaaaggtgttttatttatgctcaaagggttgaggccatatgggattagtattattcttgtgtttcactttgcatgttttgacttccggaataattgagtttattaagaataatcgaattattcaaacgggccacagtcgttcatatgttggaagtagatatgaatgaagactgtcgtgaattggtgtgtggattgtctaaagagcattagacataagcaaatgtttgctgcaacattcatgagtgcttatgaatatgaatttgagcattggattaaacccacgctcacttggatcactccatgaattgtatcacgagtgattggtgagacgataacatcttatattcttgaaactgagatgtgtgagttgtatcttgcaaatcggttgcacattgataatatgtaaacacactagtaacttggtgttataaaacatattgttgtgtgtgattcggtgagtgagtgcaagcaagcattgtatcaaagtttatctgttccttttattcaaagtaggataaaagcgatatctttgggcccttcgatgattttgtgatgacaaacgtaaatgctcggccgggccagggctaatttgatttgttcaattagtcagccaTCATAAATCGGggatcgagatatagtacaaagagaatgatttgaaatcatatctcatatgatatctagaatggaggaatatatgatcccttatctaaggacacgcatatctgataggatcagagttgacagcggctttggaaagctacgattgcagatcaagatctgaagtcataagcagaatagttattagacttatccaaatgggagactgttggattagtgtctaagtccataactattttagtatgtacttgacccgatggtgcatggtccttttgggttgccttctccaaagcaacttgataggatgaattatggagagaaaggattaaaatatgatttatcaatatattatgggaataatatattaaaggagaaatcatattgtttaattaatattagtcgagaattaattagtaattagttttgtgactaaaagagattaattaaacttaagggactggaattgtaattataagataattgcaatttgggccatggattgtcttaaatcaagaggtggacgaattcttatgggaagcccataaggaaatcgtccaagggcttgattaaaggagtctatgggttgcttagggcttaagcaaccaaattagggtttccttgttagataaccctaatagcctcactatatatagaacccttaaggctcaaaaacgtggggaacaacttttctagggttagaacacgttttgggcagcctccatcctctctcctctacatcctcttgcttatggtgtttgtgagccattagaggagtgacacttgtgactctaagccttccaaagtcaattcaaggaggaattgggattgttattgctacataacaatgaaggtaatatcttaaacctagttatatgttaatattgattcccatatgctaaaattagggtttttagtcttggattcaaagcatgtacaatagagaaacctagatccaagcattagggtttgtatgagcacataggatgtcttatgaccaaaacccatcactaataTCATTTGGCCAACatccttaaaacattttttttgaagttttctaTACGAAGTTTTAAATTTCCATTACCCATTCTACTTTCAGCATTATAAACCTTACCACACTTTTTACACTTACAGTAAGTTTAACCTTTTTCATCACGTTTGATAAATTCATAATGGAGCCAGACATTTGATGTTAGTTTCCTAGGACGTTTGACATCAACAATTGAGTTATTTGGTTTTAACTGTAAATTTTTCCTTGTATCGTTTGGCTTTGGTGGAGGTGTAAGAGACTGAATATCATCATCTTCTGATATTTCCACTGCATTCatcctaaaaagaaaaaaaaaatcaaatattagaAATTTAGAATGAACCGAAAAGTTTAATGATTAATACGATAATACCTCACTGGCGATTGGTGAATGGCAATTCTGTTGCTAGGGTTGCTAGGGTTCGACATTTGTTTGTAGCTAAGGTATTAATAGGTGCAATTTCAAGTAAAGGAGGGTCAaaaattaaggttagaaaaatTGAGTGTTTGACATGAGATTTGAGAAGGAAACAAAAACGAAGGAAACTAGAAAAGTTGTTGTGTTCTTGTGGTGTGCTTACATACTGGTTACAGAGGAATATGATACGTGCAGAGATGAAAAGTCATATAGTAATACTAAATAGCCAAATATTTCTTAGATAAACAAAATAATTAACAAATAACCTGTTAGGCAATTAATAatcaattaaaataataatagtaaatatatatatatatatatatatatatatatatatatatatatatatatatatatatatatattaaacaatatTGAAATTTTAAACGGGTTGGCGTGTTGTAAACGAGTTAAGAATTCCAACCATAacccaacctatttaattaaatgtgTTAAATGGGTCGACCCATTGTTAGGCGTGTTAGACCCAACAAATAatggggtacgatatactccaaaagaatcccactatattgcactaaaaggtagtacaaggtaagtagggtcgatccacagagacacatgataattagtctatacctctttgcgcaaggtactatggtcaccaacagtaaaGAGGGGAGTTtagaataaaataattaaaacaaacaCTTAAAAACACAAGTAATCAACTAAAAGAGTGAATTAAATCCAGAAATGGTAAGGACTCCAGCCTCACgtatgacaacttagcaatgtgattccaagataacatgatatttgcttaattttatctaagttggtacttgaaagtgttaacaagctctaacacttctcattcaccacattaattaaccaaaacaagctctttgattaaccctaaccttactaacctaatctaaacaagctcttagaattagattataagattgcatgaagctttatgtgaatgttcccaacaacacctaatactcctcataagcttgggagtgtaaaagtgtatgaataagatttacactaaattcattcactaGAGATCagtttaatgcttgttacttgttcaatttcataaaacaattacagattttgtaaaagagataacttgaatgacctaaccctaattcaaatggccaataagaatcacaattagaatcaaacattcgattgaagcaaaatcaaattcattagatagaaattgagaacaaacatcatgtcatatgattgaagtcactaccaagaagtcaaaatatgaaattggagaaactagggttctagccacacatggctagaacaagatcacaagtctaaaagatgaaattaagtgtaattacaacttacaaaaacaaaaattaatgtttccaaatgattgacgaacaaacccttgcaaaaaccttcgaatTCTCCTCTCCAATGGTGCTCTACTATGTTGTGTGTCTGTAAAAATGACCCTcaacccgtaatatgaaagataggaaaaattgccaaaagttggtttttgggtcgaacacgacccgtgttaaaataggctaaactaacacgggtcgtgttcagcaacacaccccgtgttgatttgcactaaactgacacgggtcgtgttcagcaacacgccccgtgttgatTTGCACTAAACTGACACGCCCCGTGTTCCTCTCTGActccaattccaaacttgatttttccaactttttcgttcttcgcccgatcatcccgaaatcttTACCAATGCTTCCCGGCACTTCCCAAAGCGCGTTCCAAGctccggtttacctgaaaaagacatgaaagtgtgcaaataaggttgttctagagactaacatgaatatgatgaaatgcaagaaaaaggaAGAACAATTGTGCTAAATAGATGCATGAAATGGGACTAAAAGGTGCGCAAAAAGGTGCAAAAATTGCACCTAACACCCatttatttaaacgggttgaaaaTCTTAACCCAAACTGCTATTTATTGTGTTGGGTACGGGTTGGGTTGGCGGGTTCGGGTTGGGATTGCCAGCCCTACATGTAAGGGGCAAGGGGAGTCAAGTCAGAGAGCAGTGGGTGGATCAAGTCAAGGTGGTGTGGGTCGATCAAGTAAAGATACAGTTGGTGGAACAAGTCAAGGTTCAGTGGGTGGATAAAGTGAAGCTGTAGTAGGTGGGTTAAAAGCAAAGAAGAGGGACAAGGGAAAAAGCCTCAAGTGCAGAAAGTAGGACCTAAGTGAAATTGGATACACATGAAAGCATGACTCATCAAGTTATTTGGCTACCTTTTGTTTAAGATTATAAACTTGTAATGATGCTTTTGTTTAAACATGTTTAATCTAGATAATTACATCTTTTGCAACTACCTAAATTAGTGATGTAATTAAGTTGATACTAGCCATATGTCATGCTACATTTCTAGTTGTAATGATCAATGTGGTGAACATTTCTAGTTACTTATCATGTTTTGATCGTGTGTGTTTCTCATTCCATTCTAATGTTTGATAAATGACCAAATCTCATTACATCCCATTGTTTGATAAATGGCCAAAACTCATTTCTAGCTGTGATGATCAATATGTGGTGATCTTGTCTTTTTCTCATTCCATTCCAATGTTTGATAGATTGCCATATATCACACTAAATGACATTTTCTTTATTTACTTATAGTGTTTTGATCTTGTGTTTTTCTCATTCCATTCCAATGTTTGATAAATAGACAAAACTCTTTCCATTTCATTCTAACATTCCTAATCAATGACAAAAAAACAATGCTTTATAATTACCGTAATACACAATACCATTAAACTGATTAACCAAAACCATACATTACATTAACATTCTAATACATGACATCCCATCCCAAAATCAACTGGTAATATCCCATTCTAGTTCTATACACTCATCCAACATTACATATCCAAAATACATCCCTAAATACATTGACCAAATACCTTCCCAAATCCAACTCCTACTTAGTGCATACATATATAAACGAAAAAAAGAACCAAGACAAAAGAAGCATCTACTTCAGCTTCATTACATCTGTACGAGCTTGACTCAACATCATTTGAACATTGTCCAACTTCCTTAGCAAGCCAGGAATCACCTTCACAGCCCTATGACACATCGGATCGTCCACCCACCCAAGAAATGGACAACTTCGACCGTTTCGAGCACAAGACCAGAATTGCCTTCCTGGGTGGAGGTTCGTCCAAGATGTGACTCTCACAACAACACTTCCACACGTACAAATCACCATTCTTGGAAGAGAGGAGAGCTTCGATTTTTCAGAGATGGTTGCTTGATTTTTCGGAACGTTGGCAAGAGCTTTTAAAGGGATGGAGAAGCTAATGtgaaaataccaaaatacccccataTTTTTTGAGCTTAATCATCCAAACGACTACAAACTGACGGAGTTATGAAAAAGGACCTCAAGTGCAacttttgcaaaccacaagggcCAAACACATAGAAAAAAATTAACAGGGACTAAGTTTATTACTTTTGGCAAACCACACGAATTTCCAGAAAAGCTTTGCAACCCAATGACCCAAAAACCCGATCAATGCGAGGAAGTCGGCATTTTTTTGGATCAAATCCTTTTTTTGCGGCATTTTCCCATAAAACGACGGTGTTGCTATTTTGACATGTTTCGTTCTAAAAgcttgatttgtttgatcaaatcGGAGATGGGGAAGATTCCAGTGAAGATAAAGGCAGTGGTGTACGGATTATCGCCGTTTCAGCAGAAGGTGATGCCTGGTCTATGGAAGGAACTCGCTAATAAAATCACACACAAAGTCACCGAGAATTGGCTTAGCGCTATCCTCCTTGTGGGCCCCGTCGTTGGCACCTACTCGTAATTccacaactctctctctctctctagaatgtTTATTCGTTAAAAACTagaaatacaatttattttatttaattttatttttcagcAATGTATTTTTTTCCGGACATTTTATACAACATATTTCATACCTCAAAGGCTCAAAACAATGGCGAAAGTGATTGTTTGAAATCGAGGGAAATTAATATATCGatattacatatataaaaaaattagttttCTAATGTGGAGATTGACATAATATAAATTGTTCCCTTGTGCAATTAATCCAATTATCTATCTAAGAATTTTTATACGGTCAACTTTCTTAATTTAAATGATGTCACAAacttttgtatatattttatgaatGCAGGTACGTTCAAAATTATAAGGAAagagagaagatggagcatagatATTGACACTATAGTCACAACTTTGAGTAAACTTGAATAAGATGGTTAAAGTTAATTTTATCCGATACTTATTTTTTAGGCGAAAGTTGCTTATAAACTTATGGATAAATTATATCTTTTTCgtctttgtgattcattgaaAATCCTGAAAAGAAACATTATCGTATTTTGTAACGTTTTCCATTTAGTGGTGGATGACATTTAAAACATGGTGACTCTTGTGGGTCTAtttatagttttaattttttattgttttattgtaataattattatttttaagaatATATGACTCTTTGGATCGCCGAAACCCTCCGGCTTTTCTACATAAAAAATATTCTTTAATCTATGTAGCTACACTAGTTCTTGGAGATCCCTCTTCGTTTGGAACTTCTTGTCgtgtttatattattattttttcttaCTTTTCTTGTCgtgtttatattattattttttcttaCTTTTCTAGAGTTAtcttttttaaatattctaattgacattttattttataattttgctAATGTTTCTTAAACAATGGATATTTAGATTATATTCGGAATGAATTTTGTGAATGGACCTTG encodes:
- the LOC111876482 gene encoding cytochrome b-c1 complex subunit 8 encodes the protein MFRSKSLICLIKSEMGKIPVKIKAVVYGLSPFQQKVMPGLWKELANKITHKVTENWLSAILLVGPVVGTYSYVQNYKEREKMEHRY